A genomic segment from Marmota flaviventris isolate mMarFla1 chromosome 7, mMarFla1.hap1, whole genome shotgun sequence encodes:
- the Tigd4 gene encoding tigger transposable element-derived protein 4 has product MAEAPVEASTLPVTVKKKKSLSIEEKIDIINAVESGKKKAEIAAEYGIKKNSLSSIMKNKDKVLEAFESLRFDPKRKRLRTAFYTDLEEALMRWYRIAQCLNVPVNGPMLRLKANDFAQKLGHNDFKCSNGWLDRFKSRYGLVFRAQPAEASGVSVDPSTVWYQNILPYYLNDYHPKNVFNIKETGLLYRMLPTNTFAFKGETCSVGKLCKDRITLMVGANMDGSEKLPLLVIGKNKNPHCFKGIKSLPVHYEANRMAWMTSDIFEQWMQKLDEKFQAQQRRVVIFVDSSPAHPEVKNLKSIELAFFPSCLSSKFVAMKQGVIKSLKIKYRHCLIKKFLSSVEDSREFTFSLLDAVDTLHLCWSTVTSETIIKSYEEAGFKSQKEENDPANAERDPGLDLVTHALGAGVEFPEGLSIEEYAALDDDLETCEAVPNDESECTEESQPDETGFYTSDEDDGGSLETELPLPSKNEALTALDTLKKFLRSQDMNDGLHNSLAELENFINPLPPK; this is encoded by the coding sequence ATGGCAGAAGCTCCTGTGGAAGCCTCAACTCTGCCTGTAAcggtaaagaaaaagaagagtctATCCATCGAGGAAAAGATCGACATCATAAATGCAGTGGAAAGTGGCAAGAAAAAAGCAGAGATTGCAGCTGAatatggaataaagaaaaattcactgTCTTCTATTATGAAGAATAAAGACAAAGTTCTAGAAGCCTTTGAATCTTTGAGATTTGATCCAAAGAGAAAAAGACTGAGAACTGCTTTTTATACAGACCTAGAAGAGGCATTAATGAGATGGTATCGAATTGCTCAGTGTCTAAATGTACCAGTTAATGGTCCAATGTTGCGTCTAAAAGCTAATGATTTTGCCCAGAAACTGGGACATAATGACTTTAAGTGCAGTAATGGCTGGCTGGATCGTTTTAAATCCAGGTATGGTTTAGTATTCAGAGCTCAACCTGCAGAAGCTTCAGGTGTATCAGTAGACCCTTCAACTGTGTGGTACCAAAATATACTTCCttattatttaaatgattatcatcctaaaaatgtttttaatataaaagagaCTGGACTGCTTTATCGAATGTTACCTACAAATACATTTGCATTTAAAGGAGAAACATGTTCAGTTGGAAAGTTGTGCAAAGACAGGATAACTCTGATGGTTGGTGCAAACATGGATGGCTCAGAAAAACTTCCTTTGCTTGTcattggaaaaaacaaaaatccacatTGTTTCAAAGGTATAAAATCATTGCCTGTACATTATGAAGCTAACAGAATGGCCTGGATGACTTCAGACATATTTGAACAATGGATGCAAAAGCTTGATGAGAAATTTCAAGCCCAGCAACGAAGAGTGGTGATTTTTGTGGATTCTTCCCCTGCACATCCAGAGGTAAAGAACCTAAAGTCCATTGAGTTAGCATTCTTTCCATCATGTTTATCTTCCAAATTTGTAGCTATGAAACAAGGTGTTATTAAAAGTCTTAAAATCAAATATCGACATTGTCTCATCAAGAAATTTTTAAGCTCTGTTGAAGATAGTAGggaatttacattttcattactAGATGCAGTTGATACCTTGCATCTATGTTGGAGTACAGTAACCTCAGAGACTATTATTAAAAGCTACGAAGAAGCAGGATTCAAatctcaaaaggaagaaaatgaccCAGCCAATGCAGAGAGAGACCCTGGTCTTGATTTGGTCACCCATGCTCTGGGAGCAGGAGTGGAATTTCCTGAAGGTTTGTCTATAGAGGAGTATGCTGCCCTGGATGATGACTTAGAGACGTGTGAAGCAGTACCAAACGATGAGTCAGAATGCACTGAAGAAAGTCAGCCAGATGAAACTGGATTTTATACTTCAGATGAAGATGATGGTGGATCTTTAGAAACTGAACTTCCTTTACCATCAAAAAATGAAGCACTAACCGCTTTAGATACtcttaaaaaatttcttagaagTCAAGACATGAATGATGGACTTCATAATTCTTTAGCAGaacttgaaaattttattaacCCTTTACCACCTAAGTAA